Proteins from a genomic interval of Desulfovibrio piger:
- a CDS encoding sodium:solute symporter family protein, which produces MLADVLIWGGYIALFIWLSRKGSGHDVMVSGRVGFGIQAFAYVATYISAVALVGFGGLAYAYGMQMLLVAAGNVWLGTWIVYRYLAWPTRLCQRNLQARTPVQLLANGHRSPLLGRCLALIFAVFLGVYASAVIKGAALLLAQIMPVPVWLLVWIVALLVAAAIYMGGLRGVLYTEAMQGFVMLVGICMLTVAVFDKVGGPVEGMARLAELAPTATANTGFVSLADGGQGWFIISLVIVTSVAVWAQPQMIQRHFALNSARQVNRITPLAMLVLTVLVGGAYYVASLARLFMPEVASPDDVMPALVKMLLPDIGLQLFVLAIVSASLSTATAIFHIAVAAIAEDLPGRKTSRGMWFAGIVFCVLLSGGCAQIKGQIIAMLCTTSWSIVGSTVLVAYVALVRFGKRSSLAAWCSCAAGFVSCMLWYLMTHPQFAILPMPWPSLAALPPFFVGFAFSLAGWGLGWALDGEGRRNSSFWPAGMKPGM; this is translated from the coding sequence ATGCTGGCCGATGTCCTCATCTGGGGCGGCTACATCGCCCTGTTCATCTGGCTGTCCCGCAAGGGCAGCGGGCATGATGTCATGGTTTCGGGCCGCGTGGGTTTCGGCATCCAGGCCTTTGCCTATGTGGCTACCTATATCTCCGCCGTGGCCCTGGTGGGCTTTGGCGGTCTGGCCTATGCCTACGGCATGCAGATGCTGCTGGTGGCCGCCGGTAACGTCTGGCTGGGGACCTGGATCGTCTATCGTTATCTGGCCTGGCCCACCCGCCTGTGCCAGCGCAACCTGCAGGCCCGCACCCCGGTGCAGCTGCTGGCCAACGGCCACCGCAGCCCCCTGCTGGGCCGCTGTCTGGCCCTGATCTTCGCCGTGTTCCTGGGCGTCTATGCCTCGGCCGTCATCAAGGGGGCGGCCCTGCTCCTGGCCCAGATCATGCCCGTACCCGTCTGGCTGCTGGTCTGGATCGTGGCCCTGCTGGTGGCGGCGGCCATCTATATGGGCGGCCTGCGCGGCGTGCTCTATACCGAAGCCATGCAGGGCTTCGTCATGCTGGTGGGCATCTGTATGCTCACCGTGGCCGTGTTCGACAAGGTGGGCGGCCCGGTGGAAGGCATGGCCCGGCTGGCGGAACTGGCGCCCACCGCCACGGCCAATACCGGCTTCGTCTCGCTGGCCGACGGCGGACAGGGCTGGTTCATCATCTCGCTGGTCATCGTCACGTCCGTGGCGGTCTGGGCGCAGCCCCAGATGATCCAGCGCCATTTTGCCCTCAACTCCGCCCGGCAGGTCAACCGCATCACGCCGCTGGCCATGCTGGTGCTGACCGTGCTGGTGGGCGGTGCCTACTATGTGGCCAGCCTGGCCCGCCTGTTCATGCCCGAAGTGGCTTCGCCCGATGACGTCATGCCCGCCCTGGTCAAGATGCTGCTGCCCGACATCGGCCTGCAGCTCTTCGTGCTGGCCATCGTCTCGGCTTCCCTGTCCACGGCCACGGCCATCTTCCACATCGCCGTGGCGGCCATCGCCGAAGACCTGCCGGGCCGCAAGACCTCGCGCGGCATGTGGTTCGCGGGCATCGTCTTCTGTGTGCTGCTCAGCGGCGGCTGTGCCCAGATCAAGGGACAGATCATCGCCATGCTCTGCACTACCAGCTGGAGCATCGTGGGCTCTACGGTACTGGTGGCCTATGTGGCCCTGGTGCGCTTCGGCAAGCGCAGCAGCCTGGCCGCCTGGTGCAGCTGCGCTGCGGGCTTCGTGAGCTGCATGCTCTGGTACCTCATGACGCACCCGCAATTCGCCATCCTGCCCATGCCCTGGCCTTCGCTGGCCGCGCTGCCGCCCTTCTTCGTGGGCTTTGCCTTCTCGCTGGCCGGCTGGGGGCTCGGCTGGGCCCTGGATGGCGAGGGCCGCCGGAACTCCTCGTTCTGGCCCGCGGGCATGAAGCCCGGGATGTAG
- a CDS encoding alkyl/aryl-sulfatase has product MRTLLTSALCAALLSCGPGVAWAAPAPDAADMSKPATEHTRAAHAAMSKEVDFADRQDFQDAQRGFLAPLPDRGRILDANGRETWNLAPYDFLAPAMSRDFPPSVIMPTQAPDTVNPSLWRQSQLVLRDGLYKVVDRLYQIRNADLSNMTIIEGDSGIIVVDPLISAENAAAALKLYYAHRPHKPVVAVIYSHSHVDHYGGVHGVVDEKDVAAGKVRIIAPGGFMEAAVAENVLAGNAMSRRAQYMYGSLLPPSPRGHVGAGLGLATSRGTSGLLEPTRLIEKDGETLQLDGLTFIFQMAPNTEAPAEMHWYIPELKALTAAENCTHTMHNLYTLRGAKARDPLCWSRALDESLQRWGGEAEVLYGMHHWPVWGAERVRTELGLMRDLYRYINDQTLHLANKGQTMLEIAETLRLPPELQRVFSLRGYYGSLNHNAKAVYNYYLGWFDGNPAHLHMLAPVEAARKYVEYMGGADAVLKRARKDFEAGQYRWVAQVLDHVIFAEPDNKAARELAADALEQLGYQAESAPWRNFYLSGARDLRGLPPAVSANAASPVNTQARAMPAALYFAYLGVRLDGIRAQDKTLDLLIRLTDTQEGWELHLANSVLTARRADRDRRAPLLTCTRLQMMALFEGRLTPEQAVQQGLLQNAAPVKELLSLLDSFRPDFQLVLP; this is encoded by the coding sequence ATGCGTACCTTGCTGACTTCGGCCCTGTGCGCCGCCCTGCTGTCCTGCGGCCCCGGCGTTGCCTGGGCGGCTCCTGCCCCAGATGCCGCGGACATGAGCAAACCGGCCACGGAGCACACACGCGCCGCCCACGCGGCCATGAGCAAAGAAGTGGACTTTGCCGACCGGCAGGATTTTCAGGATGCCCAGCGCGGCTTTCTGGCTCCCCTGCCGGACAGGGGCCGCATCCTCGACGCCAACGGCCGCGAGACCTGGAACCTGGCCCCCTATGATTTTCTGGCCCCGGCCATGAGCCGCGACTTTCCGCCGTCGGTCATCATGCCCACCCAGGCGCCGGATACGGTCAATCCTTCCCTGTGGCGGCAAAGCCAGCTGGTGCTGCGCGACGGCCTCTACAAGGTCGTGGACCGCCTCTACCAGATCCGCAATGCCGACCTTTCCAACATGACCATCATCGAGGGCGACAGCGGCATCATCGTGGTCGATCCGCTCATCTCCGCCGAGAACGCCGCGGCGGCCCTCAAGCTCTATTACGCCCACCGGCCGCACAAGCCGGTGGTGGCCGTCATCTATTCCCACAGCCATGTGGACCATTACGGCGGCGTGCACGGCGTGGTGGATGAAAAGGACGTGGCCGCCGGCAAGGTGCGGATCATCGCGCCCGGGGGCTTCATGGAAGCGGCCGTGGCCGAAAACGTGCTGGCCGGCAATGCCATGAGCCGCCGGGCCCAGTACATGTACGGCTCCCTGCTGCCGCCCTCGCCGCGCGGTCATGTGGGCGCCGGGCTGGGGCTGGCCACCTCCCGCGGCACGTCGGGCCTGCTGGAGCCCACCCGCCTCATCGAAAAGGATGGCGAGACCCTGCAGCTGGACGGCCTTACCTTCATCTTCCAGATGGCGCCCAACACCGAGGCCCCGGCGGAGATGCACTGGTACATCCCGGAACTCAAGGCCCTGACCGCCGCCGAGAACTGCACCCACACCATGCACAACCTCTACACCCTGCGCGGGGCCAAGGCGCGCGATCCCCTGTGCTGGAGCCGTGCTCTGGACGAGAGCCTGCAGCGCTGGGGCGGCGAGGCGGAGGTCCTGTACGGCATGCACCACTGGCCCGTCTGGGGAGCGGAACGGGTGCGTACCGAGCTGGGCCTGATGCGGGACCTGTACCGCTACATCAATGACCAGACCCTGCATCTGGCCAATAAAGGCCAGACCATGCTGGAGATCGCGGAGACCCTGCGCCTGCCTCCCGAACTGCAGCGGGTCTTCAGCCTGCGCGGCTATTACGGCAGCCTCAACCACAATGCCAAGGCCGTGTACAACTATTATCTGGGCTGGTTCGACGGCAATCCCGCGCACCTGCACATGCTGGCCCCGGTGGAGGCCGCCCGCAAATATGTGGAATACATGGGCGGTGCCGATGCCGTCCTGAAGCGGGCCCGCAAGGACTTTGAGGCCGGTCAGTACCGCTGGGTGGCCCAGGTGCTCGACCACGTGATCTTTGCCGAGCCGGACAACAAGGCCGCCCGCGAGCTGGCCGCCGATGCCCTGGAACAGCTGGGCTATCAGGCCGAGAGCGCCCCTTGGCGCAACTTTTACCTGAGCGGCGCCCGCGACCTGCGGGGCCTGCCGCCCGCCGTGTCCGCCAATGCCGCCAGCCCCGTCAACACGCAGGCCAGGGCCATGCCCGCGGCCCTGTACTTCGCCTATCTGGGCGTGCGCCTGGATGGAATCCGGGCCCAGGACAAGACGCTGGATCTGCTCATCCGCCTGACAGACACGCAGGAAGGCTGGGAGCTGCATCTGGCCAACAGCGTGCTCACGGCGCGCAGGGCGGATCGTGACCGCCGCGCCCCCCTGCTCACCTGCACCCGCCTCCAGATGATGGCCCTGTTCGAAGGCCGCCTGACACCTGAACAGGCCGTGCAGCAGGGCCTGCTCCAGAACGCCGCACCGGTGAAGGAACTGCTCTCCCTGCTGGACAGCTTCCGTCCCGATTTTCAGCTGGTGCTGCCGTAA
- a CDS encoding ADP-ribosylglycohydrolase family protein: MPSHTDPLFDRAAGCLMGQIAGDSLGGLVEFCSPATIRERYPNGPRLLEDGGTWNILAGQPTDDSEMALMLARLLAEAVEYDAEEARRRYLFWLESGPFDMGRTIALGLRGHPDPDSQANGALMRVSPLGIFGATRHWHDVARWAQQDAALTHAHPVCQQANALYACLIAQAIRSGDSPQDLYAWLLRLARRQRLEPCLYEILEQAPHEAPADYVHKMGWVRIALHNALWQLLHAPTLEEGVVDTVRRGGDTDTNAAICGALLGAVYGLEAIPAQWRQAILACRPQAGRPGVHHPRPDCFWPVDMPDLVPRLLEDRRDFRWERFCSTEDDLPTLIRKS; this comes from the coding sequence ATGCCCAGCCATACCGATCCCCTGTTCGACCGTGCCGCCGGTTGTCTCATGGGCCAGATCGCCGGGGATTCCCTGGGCGGTCTGGTGGAGTTCTGTTCCCCGGCCACCATCCGCGAACGCTATCCCAATGGACCCCGTCTGCTGGAAGACGGCGGTACCTGGAACATCCTGGCCGGGCAACCCACGGACGACTCGGAAATGGCCCTCATGCTGGCCCGTCTGCTGGCCGAAGCCGTGGAATATGATGCCGAAGAAGCCCGCCGCCGTTATCTTTTCTGGCTGGAGAGCGGCCCCTTCGACATGGGCCGGACCATCGCCCTTGGCCTGCGCGGGCATCCCGACCCGGACAGCCAGGCCAACGGCGCTCTCATGCGCGTGAGCCCGCTGGGCATCTTCGGCGCCACCCGCCACTGGCACGACGTGGCACGCTGGGCGCAACAGGATGCGGCCCTGACCCATGCCCATCCGGTCTGCCAGCAGGCCAATGCCCTGTATGCCTGCCTCATCGCGCAGGCCATCCGCAGCGGCGATTCTCCCCAGGACCTGTACGCCTGGCTGCTCAGGCTTGCCCGGCGGCAGCGGCTTGAGCCCTGTCTGTACGAGATCCTGGAGCAGGCGCCGCACGAAGCGCCTGCGGATTATGTACACAAAATGGGCTGGGTCCGCATCGCCCTGCACAATGCCCTGTGGCAGCTGCTGCACGCGCCCACGCTGGAGGAAGGCGTGGTGGATACCGTGCGGCGCGGCGGTGATACGGACACAAACGCCGCCATCTGCGGGGCCCTGCTGGGAGCCGTGTACGGTCTGGAAGCCATCCCGGCGCAATGGCGACAAGCCATCCTTGCCTGCCGCCCGCAGGCCGGACGACCGGGCGTGCACCACCCCCGCCCTGACTGCTTCTGGCCCGTCGATATGCCGGACCTTGTCCCCCGCCTGCTGGAAGACCGCCGCGATTTCCGCTGGGAACGCTTCTGCTCCACGGAAGACGACCTGCCAACGCTCATCCGCAAGTCCTGA
- a CDS encoding alcohol dehydrogenase has product MAEIMHALVYHGTNDLRLEERPLPQIQDPRDAIVKVELSSICASDLHIRNGAVPRALPGTVLGHEFVGEVVATGSEVRKVRPGQRVAANVETFCGTCWFCRQGYVNNCRHGGWELGCRIDGCQTEYVRVPFADNGLDPIPDSLSYQDVLLVGDVLASGYFGAELAAIRPGDSVAVLGAGPVGLCAMQCAHLFGPAQVIAVDILPSRLQLAQERGYADLTIDAAADDVEARILDATGGLGADAVIECAGGHDTFQTAWKVARPNATVAVVAMYEEAQSLPLHLMYGKNLTFRTGGVDATHSAELIRLIERGRIDTNPLITHSLPLNKILEGYRIFEQRQDDCIKCAITPWKR; this is encoded by the coding sequence ATGGCTGAAATCATGCATGCACTGGTCTATCACGGTACCAACGACCTGCGGCTGGAGGAACGTCCCCTGCCGCAGATACAGGATCCGCGCGACGCCATCGTCAAAGTGGAACTTTCCAGCATCTGCGCCAGTGACCTGCATATCCGCAACGGCGCGGTACCGCGTGCCCTGCCCGGCACGGTGCTGGGGCACGAATTCGTGGGCGAAGTGGTGGCAACGGGCAGCGAGGTGCGCAAAGTGCGCCCCGGCCAGCGTGTGGCCGCCAATGTGGAAACGTTTTGCGGTACCTGCTGGTTCTGCCGCCAGGGCTACGTCAACAACTGCCGTCACGGCGGCTGGGAGCTGGGCTGCCGCATCGACGGCTGCCAGACCGAGTATGTGCGCGTGCCTTTTGCGGACAACGGCCTCGACCCCATCCCCGATTCCCTGTCCTATCAGGACGTACTGCTGGTGGGCGACGTGCTGGCCAGCGGTTACTTTGGTGCGGAACTGGCCGCCATCCGCCCCGGCGACAGCGTGGCCGTGCTGGGGGCCGGACCCGTGGGCCTGTGCGCCATGCAGTGCGCACACCTGTTCGGCCCCGCGCAGGTCATCGCCGTGGACATCCTGCCCAGCCGCCTGCAGCTGGCGCAGGAACGCGGTTATGCCGACCTGACCATCGACGCCGCCGCGGATGACGTGGAAGCGCGTATCCTCGACGCCACCGGCGGGCTGGGCGCCGATGCGGTCATCGAATGCGCGGGCGGGCACGATACCTTCCAGACCGCCTGGAAAGTGGCCCGCCCCAATGCCACCGTGGCAGTGGTGGCCATGTATGAAGAAGCGCAGAGCCTGCCCCTGCACCTGATGTACGGCAAGAACCTGACCTTCCGTACCGGCGGTGTGGACGCCACCCACAGCGCGGAGCTGATCCGCCTCATCGAGCGCGGCCGCATCGACACCAACCCGCTCATCACCCACAGCCTGCCCCTGAACAAGATCCTGGAGGGCTACCGCATCTTCGAACAGCGGCAGGACGATTGCATCAAGTGCGCCATCACGCCCTGGAAGCGCTGA
- a CDS encoding asparaginase yields MSKVVIITTGGTIAMQHDSVTGAAVPAVSGADLVRAIPGLGSVCDLEVREFDNLPSPAITPDHMFRLAAMVRQYLAMDDVSGGVITHGTDSLEESAYFLDLSLEGHKPVCFTAAMRSGDELSPDGPRNILAAVRVAASRSARNMGSLVVMNEQIHAAREVTKTHAANVATFQSPWWGPLGVVDGDRVIFRRAQLGRQTFLPHSLCKKVDLIKLVTGSDAAYLDFAVSRGVDGIVVESFGRGNVPPYVIPGIARALEKGIIVVNATRTGGRVLDEYGYEGGMLQQHKMGVIMAGELSAAKARLKLMLILSQYGPDGRPDPAEVARYFEHSM; encoded by the coding sequence ATGTCAAAAGTCGTCATCATCACTACCGGCGGCACCATCGCCATGCAGCATGACAGCGTGACCGGTGCGGCCGTGCCCGCTGTCAGCGGTGCGGACCTTGTCCGGGCCATCCCCGGCCTGGGCAGCGTCTGCGATCTGGAAGTACGCGAGTTCGACAACCTGCCGAGCCCGGCCATCACGCCTGACCACATGTTCCGCCTGGCGGCCATGGTCCGGCAGTATCTGGCCATGGACGACGTCAGCGGCGGCGTCATCACCCACGGCACGGACAGTCTGGAAGAAAGCGCCTATTTCCTCGATCTTTCCCTGGAAGGCCACAAGCCTGTCTGTTTCACGGCAGCCATGCGCTCCGGTGACGAGCTCAGCCCCGACGGGCCGCGCAACATCCTGGCGGCCGTGCGCGTGGCGGCCTCACGCTCGGCCCGCAACATGGGCAGCCTTGTGGTCATGAACGAGCAGATCCACGCCGCCCGCGAAGTCACCAAGACCCACGCCGCCAACGTGGCCACCTTCCAGTCCCCCTGGTGGGGCCCCCTGGGTGTGGTGGACGGCGACAGGGTCATCTTCCGCAGGGCCCAGCTGGGCCGCCAGACCTTTTTGCCCCACAGCCTGTGCAAAAAGGTCGACCTCATCAAGCTGGTCACCGGTTCCGATGCCGCCTATCTGGACTTTGCCGTCTCGCGCGGTGTGGACGGCATCGTGGTGGAAAGCTTCGGCCGCGGCAACGTGCCGCCCTATGTGATCCCCGGTATCGCGCGCGCCCTGGAAAAAGGGATCATCGTAGTCAACGCCACCCGCACGGGCGGCCGCGTGCTGGACGAATACGGCTACGAGGGCGGCATGCTGCAACAGCACAAGATGGGCGTCATCATGGCCGGAGAACTGAGCGCCGCCAAGGCCCGCCTCAAGCTCATGCTCATCCTCAGCCAGTACGGCCCCGACGGTCGTCCCGATCCCGCGGAAGTGGCCCGCTACTTCGAGCACAGCATGTGA
- a CDS encoding EAL domain-containing protein, with amino-acid sequence MPGCLPPSGIFTVRRPRAVVTGAGWTTSSTRPGRLEELLASDSFTLYCQPQFRVADGAVVGGEILLRLISEGKVIPPTQFIPLLESLYAMPQVDLHVFGKVCACLKRWRDEGRPLVPMTVNFSRTTLAFPEVADRLEEIRQKFDIPAELLQVEITETASTEDYRTFQKVVDSIRAKGFRVAIDDFGVAYANLMTLARLGFDELKLDKSLMDDLCDSDKRQRLLRLVIEAAEDMGIRTVAEGVETEEQLAVLRKLGCPRAQGYLLSRPLPVEQFAALLS; translated from the coding sequence ATGCCCGGATGTTTGCCGCCAAGCGGGATTTTTACCGTTCGTCGCCCCAGAGCGGTCGTTACCGGAGCGGGCTGGACGACGTCCTCGACCCGGCCCGGCCGTCTGGAAGAGCTGCTGGCCTCGGACAGTTTTACTCTGTATTGCCAGCCCCAGTTCCGGGTGGCGGATGGCGCGGTGGTCGGCGGCGAGATCCTGCTGCGCCTGATAAGCGAGGGCAAGGTCATCCCGCCCACGCAATTCATCCCCCTGCTGGAATCCCTGTACGCCATGCCGCAGGTGGACCTGCATGTGTTCGGCAAGGTCTGCGCCTGCCTGAAACGCTGGCGGGACGAGGGGCGGCCGCTGGTGCCCATGACCGTGAATTTTTCCCGTACGACGCTGGCCTTTCCTGAAGTGGCCGACAGGCTGGAGGAGATCAGGCAAAAGTTCGACATCCCGGCCGAGCTGTTGCAGGTGGAGATCACGGAAACGGCCAGTACGGAGGATTACCGTACGTTCCAGAAGGTCGTGGACAGCATCCGGGCCAAAGGCTTCCGGGTGGCCATCGACGATTTTGGTGTGGCCTATGCCAATCTCATGACCCTGGCGCGTCTGGGCTTCGATGAGCTCAAGCTGGACAAGAGCCTGATGGATGACCTGTGCGACAGCGACAAACGGCAGCGCCTGCTGCGTCTGGTCATCGAGGCTGCGGAGGATATGGGCATCCGTACCGTTGCCGAGGGCGTGGAGACCGAGGAACAGCTGGCTGTCCTGCGCAAACTGGGCTGTCCCAGGGCCCAGGGCTATCTGCTCAGCCGGCCGCTCCCGGTGGAACAGTTCGCCGCCCTGCTGTCCTGA
- a CDS encoding 4Fe-4S dicluster domain-containing protein, whose protein sequence is MDGSMQMEAAPRACPQPGRWKGRAALAGASLAFVLGAAHFFRSGQHGLACVCLVWAGLLWRPVAWLRRSAAVFLLGLAAEWGMTTLALARWRLQLGQDWLRMVCILGAVAALTLLAAAALRSRACRRDEVSGPRAQALACLLVSALLLLPDGLRPDLLLLHRLVPGWGAVQALLAGLWAGLVYGWLADRRRAPVWRRRIWLLFSCVFFGQLLAGLFLHSLFLLQGVPHLPVPGLILSGPLYRGGGSLFMPGLFAVSLLLAGSAWCSHLCYLGVWDARAADAGPRSGRGVPALWRKMRWGLLAVSLLLPLGLRLAGLPWPWALVLALALGLALLPCALWLSRKLGIPVYCCGICPLGMTANLLARLSPWRLRRNGHCTGCGACARVCRYGALRLDGDGRVAGPDWRCTLCRDCMSVCRHRALEIRCCGQGGAWVEQALLCSLSVLHTLFLFMGRV, encoded by the coding sequence ATGGACGGCAGCATGCAGATGGAGGCCGCGCCCCGGGCGTGTCCCCAGCCGGGGAGATGGAAGGGCCGCGCGGCTCTGGCGGGGGCCTCGCTGGCCTTTGTGCTGGGGGCAGCCCATTTTTTTCGCAGCGGGCAGCATGGCCTTGCTTGTGTTTGTCTGGTCTGGGCCGGGCTGCTCTGGCGGCCGGTGGCCTGGCTGCGGCGCAGTGCCGCGGTCTTTTTGCTGGGGCTGGCCGCGGAGTGGGGCATGACGACGCTGGCCCTGGCCCGCTGGCGTCTGCAACTGGGCCAGGACTGGCTGAGGATGGTCTGCATACTGGGTGCGGTGGCCGCGCTGACCCTGCTGGCGGCCGCAGCCCTGCGCAGTCGCGCCTGCCGCAGGGACGAGGTCTCCGGTCCCCGTGCCCAGGCGCTCGCCTGTCTGCTGGTCTCGGCCCTGCTGTTGCTGCCGGACGGGCTGCGGCCTGATCTTTTGCTGCTGCACCGGCTCGTACCGGGCTGGGGAGCGGTGCAGGCCCTGCTGGCCGGTCTGTGGGCGGGCCTCGTCTATGGCTGGCTTGCGGACAGGCGTCGGGCCCCCGTATGGCGGCGGCGCATCTGGCTGCTGTTTTCCTGCGTGTTTTTCGGGCAGCTGCTGGCGGGGCTTTTCCTGCACAGCCTGTTCCTTTTGCAGGGCGTGCCGCACCTGCCCGTGCCGGGACTCATCCTGTCCGGCCCGCTGTACCGGGGCGGGGGCTCGCTCTTCATGCCCGGGCTGTTCGCGGTCTCGCTGCTGCTGGCGGGCAGTGCCTGGTGCAGTCATCTGTGCTATCTGGGCGTCTGGGATGCCCGGGCGGCGGATGCCGGGCCCCGCAGCGGCCGGGGCGTGCCCGCGCTCTGGCGCAAGATGCGCTGGGGCCTGCTGGCCGTGAGCCTGCTCCTGCCTTTGGGGCTGCGCCTTGCCGGGCTGCCGTGGCCCTGGGCCCTGGTCCTTGCGCTGGCGCTGGGGCTGGCCCTGTTGCCCTGTGCCCTCTGGCTGAGCCGGAAGCTGGGCATCCCGGTGTATTGTTGCGGCATCTGTCCGCTGGGGATGACGGCCAACCTGCTGGCGCGTCTCTCCCCGTGGCGTCTGCGCCGGAACGGGCACTGCACGGGATGCGGGGCCTGTGCGCGGGTCTGCCGATACGGCGCCCTGCGGCTGGACGGGGACGGCAGGGTCGCCGGCCCGGATTGGCGCTGCACCCTGTGCCGGGACTGCATGTCCGTCTGCCGTCATAGAGCCCTGGAGATCCGTTGCTGCGGACAGGGCGGGGCGTGGGTGGAGCAGGCGCTGCTCTGTTCGCTGAGCGTCCTGCATACGCTCTTTCTCTTCATGGGACGTGTCTGA